In the Desulfuromonas sp. DDH964 genome, AGAGGCAATGCTCCATGAACTCGGCAAAAGGAATCCCTCCCGCGGCATCGATACGTCGTCGCAGAAAGGTCGCCAGATCGGCCTGTCGCTGGTCGCCATTCGTTTCGGTCATCGGCTAGCGTCTCCCCTCTGGGCGGCTTCAAAGTCGGGGATTCTACCCCGGGGAAGGTCTGCTGGCAAGGGGAAGATAGGGAAGATAGGGTGCCGGGGCTTTAGGGGATGATCCCAAGCAGGCGGTGAATCTGCAGCAGGTCGGCCGTTTCCCGCACCAACAGAGTCGCCATGCCGGCGTCTGCGGCGGGGCGCAGATCGACCGGTTCCCGGTCGCCAACGAAGAGGAAACTCTCCGGCAGACCGCCGATGTCCTCAACGACCTTGCGAAAGGCATCGAGGTCGGGCTTGGGTTGGCCGCAGTATTCGATCGTGTAGAGGCGTTCAAAGTACTCCGAAACATCAAGCAGGGCAAGGATTCGCTGGGCCAGAGGATAACTGTTGTTGGTATAGATATAGAGGCGGCAATGCGCACTGAGCGACTCGAGTAACGCCCGGAGAACGGGGTCCGGCACCAGGCAGTCCTCGGGGCGCACCTGTTCCTGAAAAGCCCGGTGCAGGGCCGCAATCTCTATGCCCAGTTCCTGACAGGTACGGGTCAGGGTGGGTTCCTCGTCCCCGGAGTCGGTCAGCGCCCGCCGCGCCCGCCGCAACAGCGCACGGCCATCCACCAGCGACAGCCCGCGGGTGGCCGCGATCAGGGTTTCCGCCGCCCGTTGAATCTGGTCGGCAATGGGTTGCGCCGAGTAGAGCGTACCGTCAAGGTCGAAAACAATCGAGCGGATCGGGGGGATGGCCAGGCTCATTGGGCACCAACCTGTGAAGGAGGGGGACAACCGCAGATTAGCATGCGCGTACGCCGATTTTAAACAGTCCTGCCCTCCCTGTCAAAAGCCTGCCACCACCCCACCCGGAGGGAGGAAAGCTCTGCTGGATAATTGGTAAAGAGACCATCGACCCGAAGCCGCCGCAACCGCAGCGCCTGGCGCGGGCTATTTACGGTCCAGGGATAGACGCGCAGGCCATGCCGCTGACAGGCCTGGACCAGCTGCCGGCTGGTCCGGTCGACCCGCGGATGAAAACTTTCGGCGCCGGCAGCGACAGCGCGGGAGAGGGCGCGATGCCAGAAGAGCGTATCGCAAAGGAATCCGAGGGGGAGCCGGGGCGCTTGCTGGCGCATCAGCGCCAGCAGGCGATGGTCGAAGGAGGAGACCAGGACTCTTACCTGCGGGTAGGCCTGGAGCAGTTCGAGGACCTTGTGCCCGGCCGCAGCGTCCTTGATCTCGACATTGATCCGTAGCCGGTTTTCGGCCCAGGTAAAGACCTCCTCCAGGGTTGGTAATCCTTCTCCGGCAAAAGGGGTGCCGAACCAGCTGCCGGCGTCGAGGCGGCGCAGCTCGGCGAGAGTGAAGTCCCGCACCGGTCCCCGGCCGTCGCTGGTGCGTTCCAGGGTTTCGTCGTGGATGACCACCGGGACTCCGTCCCGGCTCAAATGGACATCGAGTTCGATACCGTCGGCGCCGTCCGCTTCGGCCGCACGGAAGGCCGCCAGGGTATTTTCCGGCGCCCGACCCGAGGCGCCACGATGGGCCCAGATCAGGAGCCGGCGCTCCGTCCCGCCGCCGGGCAGAGGCTGCCCTGTTCCCCCGCGGCCACTCATGGCGGGCCCTGGATGACCGGGTAGCCCCGCAGCTGCCAGCCCCAAATCCCACCGGTCAGGTTGTAGACTTCCGGGTACCCCTGGCTGGCCAGATAATTGGCGACCTGGGAACTGCGTGAGCCAACGGCGCAATAGACCAGGACCGGGCGATCTTTGGGGACTTCACGGGACCGGGCCTGAAACTGGTCGATCGGAATCAGGGTGGCGCCCGCCAGCCGTAATTGCAGGTATTCACCGGGAGTGCGAACATCGAGCAGAAAAGTATCCGGTTGGCGCTGTAACAGCTGGAAGGCCTCGGGCGCCATCATGCTCGTAACCGGCGCACTCCAGGCCTCGGCCGTTAGGAGCAGCAGCAAACCCAGCAACCAGCAGGCGCGATTCACAGTAGCCACAACAGAATCCTCCCCAATGTTAAATATGGGCCATCGGCCCTTGGGACAACTATATTCAGTTTTGCGAATTCCTTCCAGCCCAAACTTGTCTTCCCGGGTGAATCATGCAATGATACCGCCCGTCTCACCCCACCGCCGGCAGCGGTCGGCAAGGAGAATCATCTATGGATCGCAATCTCGCGCTGGAACTGGTTCGGATTACCGAAGCAGC is a window encoding:
- a CDS encoding rhodanese-like domain-containing protein, whose protein sequence is MATVNRACWLLGLLLLLTAEAWSAPVTSMMAPEAFQLLQRQPDTFLLDVRTPGEYLQLRLAGATLIPIDQFQARSREVPKDRPVLVYCAVGSRSSQVANYLASQGYPEVYNLTGGIWGWQLRGYPVIQGPP
- a CDS encoding glycerophosphodiester phosphodiesterase is translated as MSGRGGTGQPLPGGGTERRLLIWAHRGASGRAPENTLAAFRAAEADGADGIELDVHLSRDGVPVVIHDETLERTSDGRGPVRDFTLAELRRLDAGSWFGTPFAGEGLPTLEEVFTWAENRLRINVEIKDAAAGHKVLELLQAYPQVRVLVSSFDHRLLALMRQQAPRLPLGFLCDTLFWHRALSRAVAAGAESFHPRVDRTSRQLVQACQRHGLRVYPWTVNSPRQALRLRRLRVDGLFTNYPAELSSLRVGWWQAFDREGRTV
- a CDS encoding HAD family hydrolase is translated as MSLAIPPIRSIVFDLDGTLYSAQPIADQIQRAAETLIAATRGLSLVDGRALLRRARRALTDSGDEEPTLTRTCQELGIEIAALHRAFQEQVRPEDCLVPDPVLRALLESLSAHCRLYIYTNNSYPLAQRILALLDVSEYFERLYTIEYCGQPKPDLDAFRKVVEDIGGLPESFLFVGDREPVDLRPAADAGMATLLVRETADLLQIHRLLGIIP